The region TGCTCTCGCGGGCCATCCAGCACGAGACCGACCACCTCGACGGCGTGCTGTTCGTCGACCGGCTCGACGGCGAGACGCGCAAGGCGGCCATGCGGGCGATCCGCGAGGCCGAGTGGAACGGCGAGGCGGCCCCGACGGTCAAGGTCAGCCCGCACCCCACGCTCGGCCGGGCCCGGTAGCCGGATGCGGCTCGTCTTCGCCGGCACTCCCGCGCCGGCCGTGCCGACGCTGCGTGCCCTGGTCGACTCGCCGCGGCACGAGGTCGTCGCCGTCGTCACGCGGCCGCCTGCCCGTGCCGGCCGGGGCCGGCGCACGGCCGAGTCACCGGTCGCCCGGCTCGCCGCCGAGGCGGGTCTGCCCGTGCTCGCGCCGGCCCGCGCCGGCGACCCCGACTTCCTCGCGCGGCTCGCCGAGCTCGAGCCCGACTGCTGCCCGGTCGTCGCCTACGGCGCGCTGCTGCCGCCGCCGGCGCTGACCGTGCCCCGGTTGGGATGGGTGAACCTGCACTTCTCGCTGCTGCCGGCCTGGCGCGGCGCCGCGCCCGTCCAGCACGCGCTGCTGCACGGGGACGACGTCACCGGCGCGTCGACGTTCCTGATCGAGGCGGGGCTCGACACCGGCCCGGTCTTCGGCGTGCTGACCGAGACCGTGCGCCCCGGCGACACGGCCGGTGACCTGCTCGACCGCCTCGCCGCCGGCGGCGCCGGGCTGATGCTCGCCACGATGGACGGGCTGGCCGACGGCAGCCTCGTCCCCGTCCCGCAGCCCGGCGAGGGCGTCTCGTTCGCCCCGAAGATCACCGTCGCGGACGCCGAGCTCGACTGGACGCAGCCCGGCCGCCACGTCGAGCGGCTGACCCGGGCCTGCTGGCCGGCCCCGGGCGCGTGGACGACGTTCCGCGGCGAGCGGCTCAAGCTCGGCGCGGTCGGCGTGCGGGCCGGGCACGACCTCGCCCCCGGGGAGCTGCGGGTCGCCCGCGACACCGTCCTCGCCGGGACCGGCAGCCTGGACGTCGCGCTCGGCACGGTCCAGCCGCCGGGCAAGCGGCCGATGCCGGCCGCCGACTGGGCCCGGGGCGCACGGATCGAGGACGGCGAACGGCTTGGCTGAGCGCACCTCCCGCCCCGGCCGCCGTGCGGCGGGCCGACCCGCGCGACCCACCCGACCCGAGCGGCGGCGGGCGCCCGTCGACCCGGCCCGGCTCGTCGCGCTCGACCTGCTGCGGGCCGTCGCCGAGCAGGACGCCTACGCCAACCTCGTCCTGCCGCGGCTCATCACCGAGCGCGGGCTGACCGGGCGGGACGCCGCCCTCGCCACCGAGCTCGGCTACGGGACGCTGCGCAGCCTCGGCACCGTCGACGGCGTGCTCGCCCGCTGCATCGACCGCGACCTCGCCGACGTCGAGCCGGTGGTGCTCGACATCCTGCGCCTCGGCGCCTACCAGGCGCTGCGCACCCGCATCCCGCCCCACGCCGCGGTCGCCACCACCGTCGACCTCGCGCACGCCGCGGGGTCCGGGCGCGCCGGCGGCTTCGTCAACGCGGTCCTGCGCCGGGTGACCGACCGGGACTGGCCGGGCTGGACCGACGAGCTCGCCGCCGGTGTCGAGCCGCTGGCGGCGCTCGCCGTCCGCACCGCCCACCCCGAGTGGATCGCGGGCGCGTTCGCCGCCGCGCTCGGCGAGGACGCCGGGGGACCGCTCACCGAGACCGCCGCCGCCCTCGCGGCCGACGACGAGCGCCCCGTCACCCACCTGGTCGCCTGGCCCGGGCGCAGCGAGCGGACCGAGCTGCTCGTCGCCGACGACGGCGCCGTGCACGGCAGCGTCGGGCCGTACTCGCCGTACGCGGTCCGGCTCGCCGCCGGCGACCCCGGCCGGCTGCCGGCGGTCCGGGAACGGCGCGCCGGGGTGCAGGACGAGGGCAGCCAGCTGTGCGCGCTGGCCCTCGCCGCCGCGCCCGTCGACGGCCCGGACGAGCGGTGGCTCGACGCCTGCGCCGGGCCGGGAGGCAAGGCGGCGCTGCTCGCGGCGGTGGCCGCCGGCCGGGGAGCGCAGCTGCACGCCAACGAGCGGCGCGAGCACCGCGCGCAGCTCGTCCGTCGCGTCACCGAGCCGTGGGGCGTGACCGTCACGGTGGGCGACGCCCGCGAGCTCGCCCCGCCCGACGGCGTCCCCGGGTACGACCGGGTGCTCGTCGACGCGCCGTGCACCGGTCTCGGCGCGCTGCGCCGGCGTCCCGAGGCCCGCTGGCGGCGCCGCGGCGACGACGTCGCCGAGCTCGCCGCGCTGCAGCGCGCGCTGCTGGCGGCGGCGCTGCGTGTCACCAGACCCGGCGGGGTGGTGGCGTACGTGACCTGCTCGCCCCACCCGGCCGAGACCAGCGCGGTCGTCGCCGCGTTCGCCGCCGAGCACGAGCTGCTCGACGCGCGACCCTTCTTCCCCGACGTGCCCGACCTGGGTGCCGGCCCGACCGTGCAGCTGTGGCCGCACCGGCACGGCACCGACGCGATGTTCTGTGCCCTGCTGCGCGCCTCCTAGGATCGGCTCATGCCCGCAGCAGGTGGCGCCGAGCCCATGATCGCGCCGAGCATCCTGTCGGCGGACTTCGCACGCCTCGCCGACGCCGCCGAGTCCGTCGGCACGGCCGACTGGCTGCACGTCGACGTCATGGACAACCACTTCGTGCCGAACCTGACCCTCGGCCTGCCGGTGGTGACGAGCCTGCACCGCGCCACGGGGATCCCGCTGGACTGCCACCTGATGATCGACGACCCGGACCGCTGGGCGCCGGGCTACGCCGAGGCGGGGGCCAGCAACGTGACCTTCCACGTCGAGGCGGCGGCCGACGCCGTGCAGACGGCGCGGGCGATCCGGGCCGCCGGCGCGCTGGCCGGCCTGTCGGTCAAGCCCGGCACCCCGCTCGACCCCTACCTCGAGGTGCTGCGCGAGTTCGACACCCTGCTCGTGATGACCGTCGAGCCGGGTTTCGGCGGCCAGGCGTTCCTGCCCGACGTCCTGCCCAAGGTCCGGCTCGCCCGCGAGCACGTGCGCGCCGGGCACCTGCGGCTGTTCGTCGAGGTCGACGGCGGCATCGCGCCCGACACCATCGAGGCCGCCGCCGAGGCCGGTGCCGACGTGTTCGTCGCGGGGTCGGCGGTCTTCGGTGCCGACGACCCGGGGCGGGCGGTCGAGGCGCTGCGGACGCAGGCGCGCGCCGCGATGACCGTGCAGTGAGGCACCCGTGACCGCCACCGAGGCCGAGCAGGCCGCCATGCACCGCGCCCTAGCGCTCGCCGACACCGTGCGGGGGCACACCAGCCCGAACCCGGCCGTCGGCGCGGTCGTGCTCGCCCCGGACGGAACGCTGGCCGGCGAGGGCGCGACGGCCCCCGCCGGTGGCGCCCACGCCGAGGTCGCCGCCCTCGCTGCCGCCGGGGACGCCGCGCGGGGCGGGACCGCCGTCGTCACCCTCGAGCCCTGCGCGCACACCGGCCGCACCGGCCCGTGCACCGAGGCCCTGGTCGCCGCCGGGATCACCCGGGTGGTCTACGCCGTCGACGACCCGAACCCCGAGGCCGCCGGCGGTGCCACCGTGCTGCGCGAGCGCGGCATCGACGTCGTCGCCGGGGTCGAGGAGCACGCCGCGGCCAGCGGGGCGCTGCGCCCTTGGCTGCACGCGACCCGCACCGGCCGGCCGTTCGTCACGTGGAAGTACGCGGCGACCCTCGACGGTCGGGTCGCCGCGGCCGACTGGTCGGCCCGCTGGATCTCCTCGGCCGCCTCGCGCGAGGACGCCCACGCGCTCCGCGCCGTCGTCGACGCGATCGTGGTCGGCAGCGGCACGGTGCTGACCGACGATCCGCAGCTGACCGTCCGCGGCGGGGACCAGATCCCCGCCCTGCGTCAGCCGCTGCGCGTCGTCCTCGACCGCCGGCACCGCATCCCCGACGACGCGCGCGTGCTCGACGACGCCGCCGAGACGCTCGTGCTCGACACCGCCGTCCCGCGATTCGCGCTCAAGGCGCTGCACGACAGGGGAGTGCGGCAGGTCCTGCTCGAGGGCGGTCCTACCCTGGCAGGGGCGTTCGTCGAGGCCCGCTGCGTCGACGAGGTGATCGTGTACCTGGCCCCCACGCTGCTGGGCGCGGGACCCGCGGCGCTGGGTGACGCGGGCATCGGAACACTGGCCGAGGCCGCGGCGTTGGACATCGAGTCGGTGAGCCGGATCGGCGACGACATCAAGGTGGTGGCCCGGCCGCGCTGGGCCGAACAGGCGATGGAGGACTGAGGCGTGTTCACCGGGATCGTCGAGGAGGTCGGCCAGGTCGCCGCGCTCGAGCACCGCGGCGACTCCGCCGTCCTGACCATCCGTGCGACGAAGGTCACCTCCGACCTCGTCCACGGCGCGTCCATCGCGGTCAACGGCGTCTGCCTGACCGTCGTGGGCTGGACGGCCGAGGGGGAGCTCACCGCCGTCGACTTCGACGTGATGGGCGAGACCCTGCGCCGTTCGGTGATCGGCGGCCTCGGCGAGGGGACGCGGGTCAACCTGGAGCGCTCGGTCCGAGCCGACCAGCGGCTGGACGGCCACGTCGTGCAGGGGCACGTCGACGGCACCGGCGCCGTGGTCTCGCGCACGAGCGGCGACAACTGGGACACCGTCCGCGTCGAGGTGCCGGCCGAGCTCGCCCGCTTCGTCGCCGAGAAGGGCTCGATCGCGGTCGACGGCGTCTCGCTGACGGTCAGCGCGGTCGGCCCGGACTGGTTCGAGGTGGGCTTGATCCCAGAGACCTTGCGGGCCACCACGCTCGGCGGCAAGGCTGCGGGCGACCCGGTGAACCTGGAGGTGGACGTGCTGGCGAAGTACGTCGCACGGCTGCTGGCGACCGAGGCGGCCCGATGACCCGGTTGGACTCCATCGAGCGCGCCATCACCGACATCAAGTCGGGCAAGGCCGTCGTGGTCGTCGACGACGAGGACCGCGAGAACGAGGGCGACCTCATCTTCGCCGCCGAGCTCGCCACGCCCGAGCTCGTCGCCTTCATGGTGCGCTACACGTCGGGCTACATCTGCGTGCCGGTCGAGGAGACCGACGCCGACCGGCTCGATCTGCCGCCGATGTTCCACACCAACCAGGACCGCCGCGGCACCGCCTACACCGTCACCGTCGACGCCCGCGAGGGCGTGAGCACGGGCATCTCGGCCGCCGACCGCGCGCACACGATCCGGCTGCTCGCCGACCCCGAGTCGACCGCCGCGGACTTCTCGCGGCCCGGCCACGTCGTGCCGCTGCGGGCGAAGGACGGCGGCGTGCTGCGCCGTCCCGGTCACACCGAGGCCGCGGTCGACCTCGCCACGCTCGCCGGGCTGCACCCGGCCGGCGTGCTCTGCGAGATCGTCAGCGAGAAGGACCCTGCCGGCATGGCCCGCGCCGACGAGCTGCGCGTCTTCGCCGACGAGCACGACCTCGCGCTGATCTCCATCGCCGACCTCATCGCCTACCGCCGTCGTTTCGAGAAGCTGGTCACCCGGGTGGCGTCGGCGCGGGTGCCGCTGCGCTACGGCCAGTTCACCGCGCTGGGGTACTCGTCCAGCTACGACGAGCGCGAGCACATCGCTTTCGTCTACGGCGACATCGGCGACGGCGAGGACGTCCTCGTGCGGGTGCACTCCGAGTGCCTCACCGGCGACGTCTTCGGCTCGCTGCGCTGCGACTGCGGCCCCCAGCTGGACGCGGCGCTGGCCGCCGTGGCCAAGGAGGGGCGCGGTGTCGTGCTCTACATCCGCGGCCACGAAGGGCGCGGCATCGGCCTGCTGCACAAGCTGCAGGCCTACCAGCTGCAGGACTCCGGCGCCGACACGCTCGACGCCAACCTGGAGCTCGGGCTACCGGCCGACGCGCGGGATTACGGCACGGGTGCGCAAATTCTCGTCGACCTCGGCATCCACTCGATGCGGTTGCTCACGAACAACCCGGCGAAGCGGGCGGGGCTCGAGGGGTACGGCCTGCGCGTGCACGGCCGCGTCGCCCTGCCCGTCCACGCCAACCCCGAGAACCTGCGTTACCTGCAGACCAAGCGAGACCGCATGGGTCACGACGCCGACTTCTTCGACGACCCGGACGGGGCGGTCTCGTGAGCGGCCACGGGTCGCCGGAGCTGGCGGTGGAGGGGGCCGAGGGCCTCACCGTCGTCGTGATCGCCAGCCAGTGGCACGACGAGGTCATGGCCGGCCTGCTCGACGGTGCCCGCCGGGCGCTCGCCGAGGCGGGCGTGGCCGATGCCGTGGAGCTCCGTGTGCCGGGGACCTTCGAGCTGCCGGTGGCCGCGTCCCGGGTGGCCGCCGCAGGGATCGACGGCCGCGCCGTCGACGCGATCGTCGCGCTGGGCGTCGTCATCCGAGGTGGCACGCCGCACTTCGACTACGTCTGCCAGGCCGCCACGTCGGGGCTCACGGCGGTGGCCGAGCGCACCGGCGTCCCGGTCGGCTTCGGCGTGCTCACCTGCGACGACGACGAGCAGGCGCTCGATCGCGCCGGGCTCGCCGGTTCCCACGAGGACAAGGGCCACGAGGCCACCACCGCCGCGCTGGCGACCGCGGTGACGCTCGCCGCGTACCCACGCGGCTGAGCGGGCGGACGCCGCGCCCGGCCGCTAGGGTCGGGGGTCGGAAGGCCGGCGCGGCCGGCCCGTGCGAGGAGGAGAGGGCGCACATGGGCGGGTACCAGACCGTCGTCGTCGGCACCGACGGCTCCGAGACGTCGTTCCGCGCGGTCGAGCGCGCGGCCGAGCTGGCCCGCGACGCCGGCGCGCTGCTGCTGATCGCGTGCGCGTACGAGCCGGGCAAGGTCGACACCGCCGCGCAGGACGCCCTGGGCGACGAGGCCTACCAGGTCGTCGGCTCGGCCCCGGCGGAGGACAGCGTCAGCCGTGCCCGCGACCGTGCCGTCGCGGTGGGCGCCACCCGCATCGAGACCGTGGCCGTGCAGGGCAAGCCGTCGGCGACGCTGCAGCGCGTGGTGAAGGACCGCGGCGCCGACCTGTGCGTCGTCGGCAACCGGGGGCTGAACACGCTGGCCGGGCGGATCATCGGCTCCGTCCCCCAGGACATCGTGCGGCACATGCCCGTCGACGTCCTGGTCGTGCACACCACCTGAGCCCCCCGCGATGACCGACCCCGCTGCCACGCCGCCCGACGAGCCGGTCGACCCGCAGCGAGCGGTGGCCGACGCCGCCGAGGTGGTCGAGGTCGTCGAGCAGCACGGCATCGACGTCACCCGGCTCTTCGCGCGCGTCGAGGAGGCCGTCCTCGGCGGACCGCGCCGTTGGACGCCCGACGAGGTCGCCGAGCGGGCGGGCGTGGACCGGGACGAGACGCGGGCACTGTGGCGCGCCCTCGGATTCGCGACCGGCGACGAGGGCGACGCGGTCTACACCGACGGCGACGTGGAGGCCGTGGTCCTCGTCGAGCAGCTGCGCCGGGCGGGCTTCGAGGACGACGCGCTCATCGGCGCGATGACCCGGCTGTTCGGGCAGACGTTCTCGCGGCTCGCCTCGTGGCAGGGGCAGCTGATGCTCGAGCTGCTCGCCGACCGCCCGGAGATCCTGCGCTCGGAGGACGCGCTCGTCGACCTCATCGACCAGCTGGGGCCGCTGATGGAGCAGCTGCAGTCCTATGTGTGGCGCCGCCAGCTGGTGGCGTTCTTCGCCCGCGCCGCCGCCCGCGCGCACGAGGACGTCTCGTCCTCGCTCGCCACCGAGCTCGCGATCGGCTTCGTCGACATGTCCGGCTTCACCGCACTCACCCGTCGCGCCACCGAGGCGGAGCTGCGCGAGCTGCTCGACACGTTCGAGTCGCTCGCCACCACCGTGGTGGGGACCCACGGCGGCCGGGTGGTCAAGACGATCGGCGACGAGGTCCTCTTCCAGGCCGAGGACGCCGCGGCCGCCGCCGAGATCGCGCTCGAGCTGGTCGAGACCGCCGCCGGCGACGAGCGGATGCCGCAGCTGCGGGGCGGGCTCGCGGTGGGGCCGGTGGTGAGCCGACTGGGTGACGTGTACGGCTCGACGGTCAACATCGCGAGCCGGCTGACGTCCATCAGTCGGCCCGGCGCGGTGCTGGTCGACCGCGCGATGCACGACGCGCTGCGCGGCGACCCGCGCTTCTACCTCAAGTCGGCGCGTCCGGAGTCGGTTCGTGGCTTCCACCACCTGCACCCGTGGCGGCTGCGACGGGCCGATCGCTGACCTCGGTACCCTGAGCGACGAGATGAAGACCTTCGACCAGCTCTTCGGCGAGCTCACCGACCGGCAGCGGCAGCGCCCGGCGGGTTCGGCGACGGTCGCCGCGCTCGACGCCGGCGTCCACGCCCAGGGCAAGAAGGTCGTCGAGGAGGCCGCCGAGGTGTGGATGGCCGCCGAGCACGAGTCGGCCGAGCGCACGGCCGAGGAGATCAGCCAGCTGCTGTACCGCATCCAGGTGATCATGCTGGGTCGCGGCCTGGGGCTCGAGGACGTCTACCGACATCTGTAGGCCGTCCGGACCGCCGGACGCCGTGCCGTCGCTCTCGTCCCGCCACCCACAGACAGGTGCAACCGTGCTCCGAATCGCCGTACCGAACAAGGGCTCGCTCGCCGAGCCGGCCAGCCAGATGCTCACCGAGGCCGGCTACCGGCAGCGCAGCGACAGCCGCGAGCTCGTCGTCCACGACCCCGAGAACGACACCGAGTTCTTCTTCCTCCGCCCGCGCGACATCGCCGTCTACGTCGGCGCCGGCCAGCTCGACGTCGGCATCACCGGCGAGGACCTGCTCCTCGACTCCGGCGCGAAGGCCGATCCGATCCTGCCGCTCGGCTTCGGCGGGTCGACGTTCCGCTGGGCCGCCATGCCCGGTGCCGTGGCGTCGGTCGACGACCTCGCCGGCAAGCGCATCGCCACCGCCTACGAGGGCGTGGTGACGTCCTACCTCACCGGCCGGGGCATCGCCGCCGAGGTCATCCGCCTCGACGGCGCGGTCGAGACATCGGTCAAGCTCGGCGTCGCCGACGCGATCGCCGACGTCGTCTCCACCGGGACGACGCTGCGCAACGCCGGCCTCGAGGTGTTCGGCGAGCCGTTGCTGACGAGCGAGGCGGTGCTGATCCGACGGCAGGACGTCGAGACCTCCGGCGCGGCCGTCGACCAACTCGTGCGGCGGCTGCACGGCGTCATCATCGCGCGGCAGTACGTGCTCATGGACTACGACATCCCCGAGGGACTGGTGCCGCAGGCGGTCGCCATCACGCCGGGCATCGAGTCGCCGACCGTCTCGCCGCTGCACGAGCGGGGCTGGTGCGCCGTCCGCTCGATGGTGCGGCGCCGCGAGACCAACGCGATCATGGACCAGCTGTGGGACCTCGGCGCCCGCGGCATCCTGGTGACCGCCATCAACGCCTGCCGGCTCTAGAGGGTGACAATGGACGCCGTGGCCGACACCGAACTCGTCGTGGACGCGCGCCCCGTCAAGACCGCGCGCATCGCCAACGCCAGCGCGCTCGTCGCGTTCCTCGTCTTCGTCGTGGTGGCGCTGCTGATGAAGCGCGAGAACGCCGGCGCGTACTTCGGTCAGCAGGACCAGATCTTCACCGTCGTCCTCGGCCTGATCGTGGCCGGTGGGCTGCGGCTGCCGGCGCGGCCGCGGCTGCACGCCGACACCACCGCCGTCCGCACCAGGGGCTACCTCGGCAACTGGCGCACGATCCCGTGGGAGGCCGTCGTCGCGGTCGAGTTCCCCAAGTCGGTGCGCTTCGCGCAGCTGCGCCTGCCCGCCGAGGAGCGGCTGGCGATCTACGCCGTGCAGCGCATGGACGGTCCGTACGCCGTCGCCACCATGCAGCAGCTGCGCGCGCTCTTCGCCGCCACGCATCCCGACGAGGACTGACCGAGCGCGGCCGGTGCGGCCGTGCTCGTCGCGGTGTCGTGTCGCAGCGGCAATGCAGCGTTTACGCCGCGACGCGGCACGGTTTAGGTTCGGTGTGCCCCCCGGACCTGCCGAACGCGAGGACGCGCATGAGTGACACGCTGTCGAACCTGTCCCACGAGGATCGGCGCTTCGAGCCGCCGGCACCGTTCGCGGCGCACGCGAACGTGGGCGAGGACGTGTTCGCCGACGCCTCGGCCGACCGGCTCGCGTTCTGGGCGAAGGCGGCGGAGCGGCTGTCGTGGGACCGGCCCTGGGACGAGGTCCTGGACTGGTCGGACAAGCCGTTCGCGAAGTGGTTCGTCGGCGGCCGGCTGAACGTCGCGTACAACTGCGTCGACCGGCACGTGGCCGACGGCCACGGCGACCAGGTCGCGATCCAGTGGGAGGGCGAGCCGGAGGGGCACGCCCGCGCGATCACCTACGCCCAGCTCAAGGACGACGTCTGCCGCGCCGCGAACACGCTGGTCGAGCTGGGCGTGCAGACCGGGGACCGCGTCGCCATCTACATGCCGATGATCCCCGAGACGATCGTGTCGATGCTGGCGTGCGCGCGTCTGGGCGCGCCCCACACCGTCGTCTTCGGCGGGTTCTCCTCGTCCGCGCTCAGCGACCGGATCATCGACTGCGACGCCCGCGTCGTCATCACCGCCGACGGCGGGTATCGGCGCGGTGAGCCGTCCGCCCTCAAGCCGGCGGTGGACGAGGCG is a window of Jatrophihabitans endophyticus DNA encoding:
- the ribD gene encoding bifunctional diaminohydroxyphosphoribosylaminopyrimidine deaminase/5-amino-6-(5-phosphoribosylamino)uracil reductase RibD, translated to MTATEAEQAAMHRALALADTVRGHTSPNPAVGAVVLAPDGTLAGEGATAPAGGAHAEVAALAAAGDAARGGTAVVTLEPCAHTGRTGPCTEALVAAGITRVVYAVDDPNPEAAGGATVLRERGIDVVAGVEEHAAASGALRPWLHATRTGRPFVTWKYAATLDGRVAAADWSARWISSAASREDAHALRAVVDAIVVGSGTVLTDDPQLTVRGGDQIPALRQPLRVVLDRRHRIPDDARVLDDAAETLVLDTAVPRFALKALHDRGVRQVLLEGGPTLAGAFVEARCVDEVIVYLAPTLLGAGPAALGDAGIGTLAEAAALDIESVSRIGDDIKVVARPRWAEQAMED
- a CDS encoding bifunctional 3,4-dihydroxy-2-butanone-4-phosphate synthase/GTP cyclohydrolase II: MTRLDSIERAITDIKSGKAVVVVDDEDRENEGDLIFAAELATPELVAFMVRYTSGYICVPVEETDADRLDLPPMFHTNQDRRGTAYTVTVDAREGVSTGISAADRAHTIRLLADPESTAADFSRPGHVVPLRAKDGGVLRRPGHTEAAVDLATLAGLHPAGVLCEIVSEKDPAGMARADELRVFADEHDLALISIADLIAYRRRFEKLVTRVASARVPLRYGQFTALGYSSSYDEREHIAFVYGDIGDGEDVLVRVHSECLTGDVFGSLRCDCGPQLDAALAAVAKEGRGVVLYIRGHEGRGIGLLHKLQAYQLQDSGADTLDANLELGLPADARDYGTGAQILVDLGIHSMRLLTNNPAKRAGLEGYGLRVHGRVALPVHANPENLRYLQTKRDRMGHDADFFDDPDGAVS
- a CDS encoding universal stress protein produces the protein MGGYQTVVVGTDGSETSFRAVERAAELARDAGALLLIACAYEPGKVDTAAQDALGDEAYQVVGSAPAEDSVSRARDRAVAVGATRIETVAVQGKPSATLQRVVKDRGADLCVVGNRGLNTLAGRIIGSVPQDIVRHMPVDVLVVHTT
- the rpe gene encoding ribulose-phosphate 3-epimerase — encoded protein: MPAAGGAEPMIAPSILSADFARLADAAESVGTADWLHVDVMDNHFVPNLTLGLPVVTSLHRATGIPLDCHLMIDDPDRWAPGYAEAGASNVTFHVEAAADAVQTARAIRAAGALAGLSVKPGTPLDPYLEVLREFDTLLVMTVEPGFGGQAFLPDVLPKVRLAREHVRAGHLRLFVEVDGGIAPDTIEAAAEAGADVFVAGSAVFGADDPGRAVEALRTQARAAMTVQ
- the ribH gene encoding 6,7-dimethyl-8-ribityllumazine synthase codes for the protein MSGHGSPELAVEGAEGLTVVVIASQWHDEVMAGLLDGARRALAEAGVADAVELRVPGTFELPVAASRVAAAGIDGRAVDAIVALGVVIRGGTPHFDYVCQAATSGLTAVAERTGVPVGFGVLTCDDDEQALDRAGLAGSHEDKGHEATTAALATAVTLAAYPRG
- the hisG gene encoding ATP phosphoribosyltransferase — protein: MLRIAVPNKGSLAEPASQMLTEAGYRQRSDSRELVVHDPENDTEFFFLRPRDIAVYVGAGQLDVGITGEDLLLDSGAKADPILPLGFGGSTFRWAAMPGAVASVDDLAGKRIATAYEGVVTSYLTGRGIAAEVIRLDGAVETSVKLGVADAIADVVSTGTTLRNAGLEVFGEPLLTSEAVLIRRQDVETSGAAVDQLVRRLHGVIIARQYVLMDYDIPEGLVPQAVAITPGIESPTVSPLHERGWCAVRSMVRRRETNAIMDQLWDLGARGILVTAINACRL
- a CDS encoding adenylate/guanylate cyclase domain-containing protein is translated as MTDPAATPPDEPVDPQRAVADAAEVVEVVEQHGIDVTRLFARVEEAVLGGPRRWTPDEVAERAGVDRDETRALWRALGFATGDEGDAVYTDGDVEAVVLVEQLRRAGFEDDALIGAMTRLFGQTFSRLASWQGQLMLELLADRPEILRSEDALVDLIDQLGPLMEQLQSYVWRRQLVAFFARAAARAHEDVSSSLATELAIGFVDMSGFTALTRRATEAELRELLDTFESLATTVVGTHGGRVVKTIGDEVLFQAEDAAAAAEIALELVETAAGDERMPQLRGGLAVGPVVSRLGDVYGSTVNIASRLTSISRPGAVLVDRAMHDALRGDPRFYLKSARPESVRGFHHLHPWRLRRADR
- a CDS encoding RsmB/NOP family class I SAM-dependent RNA methyltransferase, with translation MAERTSRPGRRAAGRPARPTRPERRRAPVDPARLVALDLLRAVAEQDAYANLVLPRLITERGLTGRDAALATELGYGTLRSLGTVDGVLARCIDRDLADVEPVVLDILRLGAYQALRTRIPPHAAVATTVDLAHAAGSGRAGGFVNAVLRRVTDRDWPGWTDELAAGVEPLAALAVRTAHPEWIAGAFAAALGEDAGGPLTETAAALAADDERPVTHLVAWPGRSERTELLVADDGAVHGSVGPYSPYAVRLAAGDPGRLPAVRERRAGVQDEGSQLCALALAAAPVDGPDERWLDACAGPGGKAALLAAVAAGRGAQLHANERREHRAQLVRRVTEPWGVTVTVGDARELAPPDGVPGYDRVLVDAPCTGLGALRRRPEARWRRRGDDVAELAALQRALLAAALRVTRPGGVVAYVTCSPHPAETSAVVAAFAAEHELLDARPFFPDVPDLGAGPTVQLWPHRHGTDAMFCALLRAS
- a CDS encoding PH domain-containing protein, whose product is MADTELVVDARPVKTARIANASALVAFLVFVVVALLMKRENAGAYFGQQDQIFTVVLGLIVAGGLRLPARPRLHADTTAVRTRGYLGNWRTIPWEAVVAVEFPKSVRFAQLRLPAEERLAIYAVQRMDGPYAVATMQQLRALFAATHPDED
- the fmt gene encoding methionyl-tRNA formyltransferase produces the protein MRLVFAGTPAPAVPTLRALVDSPRHEVVAVVTRPPARAGRGRRTAESPVARLAAEAGLPVLAPARAGDPDFLARLAELEPDCCPVVAYGALLPPPALTVPRLGWVNLHFSLLPAWRGAAPVQHALLHGDDVTGASTFLIEAGLDTGPVFGVLTETVRPGDTAGDLLDRLAAGGAGLMLATMDGLADGSLVPVPQPGEGVSFAPKITVADAELDWTQPGRHVERLTRACWPAPGAWTTFRGERLKLGAVGVRAGHDLAPGELRVARDTVLAGTGSLDVALGTVQPPGKRPMPAADWARGARIEDGERLG
- a CDS encoding phosphoribosyl-ATP diphosphatase, which codes for MKTFDQLFGELTDRQRQRPAGSATVAALDAGVHAQGKKVVEEAAEVWMAAEHESAERTAEEISQLLYRIQVIMLGRGLGLEDVYRHL
- a CDS encoding riboflavin synthase, with amino-acid sequence MFTGIVEEVGQVAALEHRGDSAVLTIRATKVTSDLVHGASIAVNGVCLTVVGWTAEGELTAVDFDVMGETLRRSVIGGLGEGTRVNLERSVRADQRLDGHVVQGHVDGTGAVVSRTSGDNWDTVRVEVPAELARFVAEKGSIAVDGVSLTVSAVGPDWFEVGLIPETLRATTLGGKAAGDPVNLEVDVLAKYVARLLATEAAR